Proteins co-encoded in one Pseudophryne corroboree isolate aPseCor3 chromosome 1, aPseCor3.hap2, whole genome shotgun sequence genomic window:
- the CTSL gene encoding procathepsin L: protein MTPYILAAGICLCLTTVLAAPATDPALDQHWVLFTNYYSKAYGVKEAGWRRMVWEKNLKMIEMHNMESSMGKHSYKLGMNQFGDMTTEEFRQLMNGYKHKPKKSASTFMPPLNFEAKKTVDWRKEGYVTPVKDQGQCGSCWAFSSTGALEGQHFRKTGKLVSLSEQNLVDCSKPEGNEGCNGGLMDQAFQYVVDSHGIDSEESYPYIGKDDQDCKFSLEDAAANDTGFTDVESGNEKDLMKAVASVGPVSVAIDAGHQSFQFYQSGIYFEPECSSSELDHGVLVVGYGFEKEDVDGKKYWIVKNSWSEKWGDQGYIKIAKDRKNHCGIATAASYPLV, encoded by the exons ATGACCCCATACATACTTGCAGCTGGTATATGTCTCTGTTTAACAACTGTACTTGCTGCTCCAGCAACTGATCCAGCCTTGGACCAGCATTGGGTGCTATTCACAAATTATTACTCTAAAGCTTATGGCGTG AAAGAAGCAGGTTGGAGGAGGATGGTATGGGAAAAGAATCTGAAGATGATTGAAATGCACAATATGGAATCTTCAATGGGAAAGCATTCTTACAAGCTTGGTATGAATCAGTTTGGTGACATG ACAACTGAAGAATTTAGGCAATTGATGAATGGATACAAGCATAAACCCAAAAAGTCAGCATCTACTTTCATGCCACCTTTGAACTTTGAAGCAAAGAAGACAGTTGATTGGCGTAAAGAAGGATATGTAACACCAGTTAAAGATCAG GGTCAGTGTGGCTCATGCTGGGCTTTTAGTTCTACTGGTGCTCTAGAAGGACAGCACTTCAGGAAGACCGGAAAACTTGTATCACTGAGTGAGCAAAACCTTGTTGACTGCTCTAAACCAGAAGGCAATGAGGGTTGTAATGGTGGTTTGATGGATCAAGCCTTCCAATATGTTGTGGACAGTCATGGCATTGATTCTGAGGAGTCTTACCCATATATTGGCAAG GATGATCAGGATTGTAAATTCAGCTTGGAAGATGCTGCTGCAAACGACACTGGCTTCACGGATGTAGAATCTGGGAATGAGAAGGACCTCATGAAAGCTGTGGCTTCAGTTGGTCCTGTTTCTGTAGCTATTGATGCTGGACACCAGTCATTTCAGTTTTATCAAAGTG GTATCTACTTTGAGCCAGAATGCAGCAGCTCTGAACTAGACCATGGTGTTCTTGTTGTGGGATATGGATTTGAAAAAGAGGATGTAGATGGAAAGAAGTACTGGATTGTTAAAAACAG TTGGAGTGAGAAATGGGGCGACCAAGGATACATCAAAATTGCCAAAGACAGAAAGAATCATTGTGGAATAGCAACAGCTGCCAGCTATCCTCTAGTGTAG